The Solea senegalensis isolate Sse05_10M unplaced genomic scaffold, IFAPA_SoseM_1 scf7180000015564, whole genome shotgun sequence genome contains the following window.
TGTCACTGACTCTGACTGATGTTTGCAGGCAGCAAAGCCTAAAGGAGCGCCGGTGTGTGAGAAGGAGAACAACCCGCTCAGAACCCCTGAGGCTTTACCAGAAGCTAAGAAGGCCGAGTATCGTCAGCTCAAAGAGGAAATAGCCAGGTTTGACACTTTGTCACGTTTGTCATAGACATGTGTTTTGAGGACAGAACTGAAGGAGTTTGTTCACAGCAGGGAGAAGCAGAAGATGATAATGAAGATGAAGGATCAGGTTCCTCGGAGTTCCATCTCCTCTGTAGCTTTGGAGTCTGTGACGGAAGCGTCTGAACGAGTGGCAGCGGAGGTGAAGCTGAGAGAGGTCGAGCAGAGACTCTGCAAAAACAGGTTAGACCATGTACCACGACAGCACATCATCACAGCCGCACTCGTCTCCTGAAGGGAGGCGCTGTAGCACATCATCGCAGCCGCACTCGCCTCCTGAAGGAGGCACTGTAGCACATCATCACACACTCGCTTCCTGAAGGTGGCGCTGTAGCACATCATCACACACTCGCCTCCTGACACAGGCAAAAACACACCCACTTGGGAGAAACATGGCTGGTGGAGGAAACATTGCGGTTCAACCATATATGTTCGAACCAGAGTCTGACCCTGAACAAGAGGAAGCTACAGAAGACATTGTAGTATGTAGACTGCAacaggacgtgtcagaatggtcagttatgagctctactTGAGCTTTCTTAAAaatatgtgggtttttttacgttggtgaaatacggtcgctgactaaatacggtcgctgactaaatacggtgaccgctggccgcagtctgatgtgaagtggtgcgttttatccggcacattagcttcatatatagaatcattacattacatgtcatttggcagacgcttttatccaaagcgacttacaatggaattgattacagtcagcgaggggtggaatcgaacttgcgaccatgatgtttttcgcacatagggtaccggtcttaaccactgagccacagaatcctctgtaaaacactgtgctccactgtgtagccaccaacagcacacttgtctcTCCGCGTTGaaataataccgctcttcctccctcgcctgcactctcacattttataggtggagctctccaagtaaactttcTGGTGGGGTGgcaacattcgcggtgaaatgtgcATTGTGTCGTCACAatcgcagggaattcaacatcgcatGTTTTATCTCCTATatttacactaagggggaccacgaaaaaaggagtattctttttccacactttggcgactggtagggcctcctgAGTAGAAATTTTCCAATACcatttttccctcccgataccgattccgatacttgtacTGTTGGTATTGGCCGATTcagagtaccgataccagtgtgttataaaaaaatatatatcatactacacctgcatgactgtgatatgattgtTATGATATGATgatcattggtggtaaggtttggctcaggttaaaccctctgtaaaacatgaacaaatacagcaaatggacgccatttatttttaccagtgatatgttatttcatttttcagcttgtacgtttgttttgactctggtccaaacaccgcagcactggcagagcttcatgtttccatgacaaatgaccgggaaaggacgcacatgacatcatttttacatgactccagattgttaaaatgagtctctgaagtaacgctaaactttaaaaacggaggcatacatacgcaggacacgggtacgctggttagttgtagcgctgctccagtttgactgtaggcacGCTAAAGGAGCTAGtgcagctaacaacgctaacggagctaactggtaaatactgccaaaccgccgacatgatgagctaacgttagctccttgtctacaggtgtcgggtgatcagtttttcttcacacctctaaaacagcacagcgcaactgtttcaagagcggcgaagaagaaccgtgtcagagctaacagATCTCTAATAAATGACGTGGTATCGGATCAGCGCATGGattccagtactcgccgatactgatgcccacattttcggcagtatcagaggcatttccgataccggtatcggaacaactctactccagagtcccaaatatatatagatatgtatgtatgtatgtatgtatgtatatatgtatagatatgtatgtatatatatatatatatatatgtgtgtgtgtgtgtatatatgtatgtggtgtgtgtatgtatgtatgtatgtatgtgtatacttaccatatatatgtatatcctataacaacaataataatgtatcaGCAATAATATGGCCAACCaacctatgtatatatatatgtatgtatgtatatatgtatatatatatgcatgtatgtatgtatatatatatgtatatatcatattatattacatattaaaatcattaaaaagtttattttgcatatgtcccctttaaatagTTTCTCAGTGAACAGCAGGACACAGTTCTAAGTTTGTGGGCGTGTCCTACCCTAGCTGAACTTAGGCCCTGACCCAGACAGTTTTCATATTACTTTGATTTAAACGTCACATGTTCATATCTGTGTTcagagagctgctgcagagagacGAGGCCGTCCTCCGACACCTCCTCCAacaggagctgaagaagagagagtcTCTGAAAGCGTCTGAGGCTAAAGTGGTTAAACTGAGGGAGCAGCTCCAGGCCTCAGAGAAGATCGCCAGTGCCAACAGGACGCTCCTCAAGAAGCTCCAGGAGCAGGTGAGCTGCACTAACACCTGTCAGTCTGAGCTCACTGGTGGACACATGGGGACGGTTGATGTGTGACGCAGCTGCTCTGTGCAGGTCCACCGTGTAGAGCATCGTGTGTCCATTAAGAAGGGTCTGGCTGTGCGGTTGGAGCAGGAAGTGTCTCAGGCTCAGCTGGCTGCTGGAAGAGGGACCAAACGCAGAGCTGACTCTGTCCAGACCACAGTGAGTTCCTGTTCCAGTTAACCACATCATACTGAAAACTGGGGATGTCCCATATtggctatttttttatttttttttttaatgattttaatgattttcaatGTGCAGATATTGTCCAACACTGGATCTAGCAGTAGGTTTGGATCTAGACTCTGGATCCAGCGGTAGGTCTGGATCTAGACTCTGGATCCAGCGGTAGGTCTGGATCTAGACTCTGGTTCCAGTGGAAAAGAGACTTTAGTGAAGCAGCTttgtcagaacacacacacacacacacacacagctgggttCCTGGAAATTTttatttccccgagggaacctcccaaagggattaacaAAGTCGTCTGTCTGGTACATTGAAGATGTCATGGCTGAGTTAATGATGACATCACGGTGTCTCCTCAGGTGGCGAAGCGTCACATGGTGGACGGCGGCTCCGAGCGTCACTTTGCGGAGCTCATTGCTCAGAAGCAGcgtctgcagcagctggagtcTGAATACGCTCTGAAGATCCAGAGGCTGAAGAAGGCCCAGGCTCTGAGGAACAGAGTCCCGTCAGAACCACCGTCAGAACCCCTGCCAATGCCACGAGCCTCCACCCCTCCAGACCCTAACGTCCAGGCTCCACCCCCCTCCAGCCCATTCCCTGTGCCGCAGCCTTCGCTGCATGACCTCACACAGGACAAACTCACTCTGGACAACGAAGACGTCACTGAGACGGACGATCCTGAAACagaacctgcagctgctgcccgAGGCCCCCGGCGCCAGTCCCTGCGTCAGTCCAGCTCCTTCACCAAACCACACCTGGAGCAGCTGAGCTCAGCCCCTCCTAAAGACATTTCCAAACCCACCAAGACATCGACCAGTGCCACGCCCCCTGCTGAGACGTTTGCAGGTCTGGACCTGGAAGCTCTGAAGCTCCGGTACCAGCAGCAGGCGTCACTCAGAGAGCTCCTGCAGAGGGAGCTGCTGAGACTGGACGAGAACATGGAGAACCTGCCACCTGGACAGGTGAGTCAACATGAGTCACATTTGTCTTCGGGCTCTAAGATAAGCATGGTCATAGAAACCTTTTAAAACAGGGATTATATAAATCTGTCTTTAAAGTTAATGCTGTTGTTCATAAAGAACATAAATACATGTAGCCACGATACTAGTTAGGGACATTAGGCACTTAAGGAATCCAGGGTCCAGTTTATAATCTGAATTTAATCTGAACTTAATCTGAACACATGGTGGCAAAGTGCACCGACGCTGCTTTGCTGCCCCCTTGTGGAAGTAGAACACTGCACCATCACTGACTTATCAATAATCACTATTGCTTGTATTTATCCAGATTGTCATGACAacgtgtctctctctttgcagGTGATTACGTCAGTGGACGTGGACGCGGGGACAAGTCCATTAGGGAGTCCAGAACTCAGACCGGTTCCCTTTGGTCCGTATCACAGTCCTCTGCTGGTGTTCAGGTCCTACAGGTAAACCATGTCCTGGGACGTCTTCACCTCAGTGGACCTTGTCCACCTGACTCTTCCACGTCTCTGTGTCCAGGTTCAGTCCGTACTACAGGACCAAGGAGAAACTGTCTCTGAGCTCTGTGTCCTACAGCAACACCATCCAGCCTAGAAAGTTCTTCTGTCGCTTTGACCTCACAGGAACCTGCAACGATGACGACTGCCGCTGGTGAGGACACTCgtccgtctctgtgtctcacattGTCACATGGTGTCTGTGTGAGACATGgttgtcctctgtgtgtccacAGGCAGCACATGAGGAACTGCACTCTGACCGGGACTCAGCTGTTCCAGGACCTTTTGTCCTACGACTTGTCTCTCATCGGCTGCTGTGAGAGCAGCTGTGACGAGGACGTCAGTGCAGccacaggtgagagacagagaaagagacatgtGTCTTCTGTCCCACACTCTCTCATGGTTGTGCTTTGCTTTGTAGAAAAGTACATGAAGAAACTGTTTGGCACCAACAAAGACCGCATGGGCGTGGACCAGAAGGCCGTCCTCCTCGTCAGCAAAGTCAACGAGAGCAGAAGACACGGTCAGTCTGCTCGTCTTTACACTCGTCTTCGTCAGACATGTCTCCGTCTTCTGACTCCTCCCCTTTTCTTTACCAGTCCCTCCTTTCACCACCTGCAAAGACACCAGGAGGTGGAGACCCAAGCCATCGGCACCGGGCGGCGAAAGCCCCGAGGACGACGGCGAGCATGCGGCGTCTGGAGCAGACGTGACACCTGAGGGACACGGTGAGGTCATGTCaaagaccagaccagaccaggtTTTACACTTCAGCTtttaaaacgtgtgtgtgtgtgtgtgtgtgtgtttgtgtgtgtgtaaacacagaggacacacactctcagactGTCCTTCCTGCGCTGGACATGTGTGTCGTCTCACCAGAGGACAAACGATACTTTGTCAGTGAAACGGACGACATTTCAAACCTGGAGAGCAGCGTCCTGGAAAGTCCTGGAGAAACTCAGCTGTGGATCAAACTGGCTTTCAAGTACCTGAGTCAGGGCGACAcgtgagtctgtctgtgtgtctgtctgtctctgtgtgtgtgtgtgtgtgtgtgtgtgtgtagtcaggACGATCTGAGTATGTCTCTTTGCATGTTTGTAGCTCAGCTGCAGACGGTCTTGAAGCGGCTCTCAACACTCTGTCTCGGGCGTTGGAGAGGAACTGTGACGACCCGGAGGTTTGGTGTCACTACCTGTCGCTCTTCTCCAGAAGgggcagcagagaggaagtgcaGGAGATGTGTGAAATGGCGGTGGAGCACGCGCCCGACTACAGAGTGTGGTGGAATGTAAGTGTTTGCTCACATGACTTGTCTCATGATCTCACCTGTTTGCACCTctccttgacctctgacctctggtagTATCTGACCCTGGAGAGTTCCTTTGAGGGGAAGGACTACGTGTGCGAGCGCCTGCTGCAGTTCCTCACAGCCACGTCGTCGTCACCAGGTGTCGCAGAAAAAGTGTCATTCCAGCTGATGGAGGCGCTGTTGTACCGCGCTGACCTGAGCGTGTTCACGGGGCGGGTTGAAAACGCACTCGCCGTCTTACAGGTGAGACAATCTGTCACCTGATGTCAGGCCATGATGATGAAGTAAAGGAGTAAATGAGAGAAACGTGTTTTCTGCAGAACGCTCTGAAGTCACCTGATGACCGCGGCATCGCTGACCACCTGACCGTCCCAGACCGCGCTCTCGTCTGGCTCTCATTTATCCACCTGACGGAGTTCGAGCGTCTGCCATGCAGCTTGTACGAGGCGTCAGAGTCCGGTCCGTCCAGACTGGTCAGCACAGAGTCCTTCCTGCTGCCATGGAGGAAGCCACAGGACATCAGGACGCCGTCTCATGTCCTCATCGCTCTTTTCCAAGGTAGTGACGCAGGTGATGAAGACGATGGTGTTCACGTTCAGATGTTCACACTTGTCCCTTGTCCTCAGACGCCATCAGTCAGTGTAGAGACGAGTCTCAGTGTCCACGAGAGAGGACACTGGCAagtcttcctcttcacctgAACCTCGTCCTCCTCTACAAGTTGCTGCACAGGTGAGGGGGTTGGGGGTGTTAACCTGCCGCACACAGGGGTGTGTGTGCCGGCTGAACCTTGTCTTTGCTCACCCTGTCAGGTACGACGAGGCGCTGACGGTGTGtgagtctctgctgcagctctgtccaGACTCCTGCTCTCTGCGGGCAGATGTGGTGGACCTCCACCTCAGGAGAGGAGACGGTGGTCAGGCGGTGAACGTGTGGCTTCAGGCTCTGGCTGAGTGTCCTGACAACGCTGAGGTCTTCTACCACTGCTGCAGGTTCCTCGTGACTCAGGTGAGCTCTGCTCAGTCGTGTCAGTTGTTCCACTTGTGTCTGAGATGTCGCATGAACATGCTGGTGTTTGTTCCTCAGGGGAAGGTGAACGCCGTCGCTCCCCTGTTCCGGGGCTTTGTCTTGTCCCTGCTGGAGGACGAGCAGAGTCAAAAGACACCAGTGGACGTCCTTCGGTGCGTTGTGTTCAACATGTAAGTGATGGACAGTGAGATGTGGATTCACACGAGTGATTCACGTGAGTTTTCTTCTCCGTTTCAGACACATCCTGGGTTTTCCCTCAGACAAGCTTCTGCGAGGAGTTCCCGTCAAGAAGGATCTGCAGGAGCAGCTgagccagcagagggcgcaccTGCACCTCATCCACTGGTGtgtttgtcctctgtcctcaggaccagtagtagtctccatgaggactacaacATATTAGTCCAATTAAaatggagctagtcttagtcggactaacatacgtggatcatgtgattcatagtctgattactcgtgcatgtaaacacttagTCAAACTGGAGACCGAGGTCCAGCTCACATGACAGACATCAAAGTCATTAAAGGCAAGAGTcctgtgatcacacacacacacacacacacacacacacacacacacacacacacatacacacacacacaccaaccacTGTTTAACTCAAATATCTAAGCAGACAATCACGTGTCAGCAGCACATCTCCGCTCGCATGGTGGATTCTGGGGGAACTGTTTGTGGGTCACCATGGTAACGGGTATTGTTGTTCCTTAGTCGCTGGCAGTGGCTTCACGGCTCTGTGGACGACACTGTCGACGCCTTTGAGCGAGCGCTTGGCTCCGCCCTGAAGCTGGATCAGCTACATACACTGTGGATGGAGTgagtgctcacacacacacacacacacacacacggacggcTGAATCTCATCACATTTTTCCCTTGTTAGCTACCTGGAGTTTAGCAGCAGTCAGCTGACCCAAGGCCCCGCCCACAGCCGCTCCAGAGTCTTCGCAGATCTGGTCCAGCGCTGCCTCAGCACCGTCCCAACTCGACTGGAGCTTCCGTTCAACACTGCTGAGTTCTGGAGCTGCTACCAATTTCATAACAAGGTGagcggtcacacacacacacacacacacacccaccaagGATTTAGCCACACCCCCAGTGACGTcctgcatacacaaacacagtgttgcagcatgatgaagctgctgctgtacGCGACACCTCCCCCTGCACTTCttatgtgtttttcctcctcaggtGATCAGTTTCTACCTGagcctcctcccacagtcccagcATTCACTGGTGCTGGAGAGACTGAGATCTGCCACGCCCACCAACACTGAGCTCAACCTgaggtgtgtatatatacacacacacacacacaacactgttgttgttgttgctcctCCTCAcgcctctgctcctcctcaggTTGCTGTGTGAGGAGTATCAGGAGGGAAACCTGCAGCAGGTGAAGTTGCTGACTCGACTGTTAAGCAGCAACTTTCCCAGAAGTCTGAGCGTTTGGAAACTGTGAGTAAATGTTTGTCGATAAAGTTAATTTTGAATTTGAAGCAgcttcagtgacatcatcacagctgatggtgtgtgtgtgtgtgtgttctctctctctctctctctctgtgggcaGGGCCATCGCCGTGGAGacggagctgcagcagctgtcagAGGTGGGTGTGTCTGAATGATGTGACCTGATGacatcagtcatgtgattactgacctctgacctcatgtTGTTTAGGTGCGACTTCTGTATCAGCATGCGACGAGGCTCCTCCCACTGAGCGCTGAGCTGTGGACAcatgtaatacacacacacacacacactctctctctgtctctctctctctctcttgttgaCCCCGCCCCTCTGTCTCTCCGGCCCCTGCCCCTCAGCGCCTGCTGTTTGAAGCTGCAGACGACGCCCCCTCTGACCGGCTGAGACGTTTGGTGGACTGCTGCGAGGAGGTGGGCGTGAGCTTAGTGGGCGGAGCTCAGAGTCGGTCACTGACGTCTGCAGACTGATGTAACAAAAAGACGGCAGCCGATTGGCTGCAGAGCAGACGAGGTAAGGCAGACGTCCTCACTCCGCCCCCTGCAGGACGCCGCCTGCCATCGTCCTCATGTGGGCGTGGTCTGAAGTGCGTAAGTATCGAGCTGCgtcatgtctcctcctccttttgtttctgtcactttAAGTTTGATGTCATTTCCTCCCTTTGATTTGACCTCACCTGAGGGGAGGGGCTGGGGGAGTTTGACTCCGCCCCTCCTCCTGTAGTCCACCTGTGTTTATGACTTTGATTAAACTGATGATTGATGGTGGGACTGACCACAGACACTGACCCACGCCGCCGCAGCACAGACGTCATGTGACCACGtggaatgtttttcatttgtgatgAAAGATTCTAatgttaataaattattttctaCTGAAGTCACCGTCTgagttattgattattgatcaactttttcatttgtttataaataaagttttccaaaaaaaaaaaaaattagtttgaATATTAATCACGTTCATGGCCGACGCCCACTGCTGCTCAGGGTCACGGGAGGAGGAGCCAATTGTGAACCTGGGTTTACACGTACTGGGATCAAACCAGTGACCGTGTTGTGAGGTAACAATGCAAGCCGCTGGTCCACCGTGTTGCGCACGTTCATCATGACACgcagacatgcacacagaggAGACGGAGTGATGCAGGGGGAGTTTCAGGATGTATTGAATCTGTGTGAAAGTGTCAGTTCTTATAGGAAATGAAGGAGTTGAAGTGACAGTTGTAGTTTGTGGATCTCTgtcatctctcctctcctctctcttctgtcctctggtatttcctcctcttgtgtctcctcctcctccttccttgaTGATGGTCACCAGAACAATGCctgacaggaagtagctgctgATGTTTCCTTTCtctcacttttctgtttcttgTTTGAACAACGATGGACGTCCACGTCGTCCTTTTACTGCTGAGCTTCAGCTCTTTCTGTGAGTCtatctttgttttcatcttctATTAGTTATATTATAGTTATAGTCACGTTATATTAAAGTTCTATTCATGTTATATTAAAGTTATATTCATGTTCTATTAAAACTTATATTATAGTTATAGTCACGTTATATTAAAGTTCTATTAATGTTATATTAAAGTTATAGTCACGTTCTATTAAAGTTCTATTCATGTTCTATTATAGTCATGTTCTATTAAAGTTCTATTCATGTTCTATTAAAACTTATATTATAGTTATAGTCATGTTCTATTAAAGTTATAGTCATGTTCTATTAAAGTTCTATTCATGTTCTATTAAAGTTATATTATAGTCATGTTCTATTAAAGTTCTATTCATGTTCTATTAAAACTTAAAGCTATAGTCATGTTCTATTCAAGTTATATTATAGTCATGTTCTAATAAAGTTCTATTAAAACTTATATAGTTATAGTCATGTTATATTAAAGCTCTATGCATGCTCTATTAAAGTTATATTATAGTTCTATTCATGTTATGGTCATGCTCTATTAAAGTTATAGTTATAGTCATGTTGTATTAAAGTTATATTATAGTCATGTTCTATTAAAGTTCTATTCATGTTCtattaaaacttaaattatAGTTATAGTCATGTTCTATTAAAGTTATATTCATCTATTAAAGTTATAGTTCTATTCATGTTATGGTCATGCTCTATTAAAGTTATAGTTATAGTCATGTTATATTAAAGTTCTATTCATGCTCTATTAAAACTTATATTGTAGTTATAGTCATGTTCTATTAAAGTTATATTCATCTATTAAAGTTATATTATAGTTATAGTCACGTTATTAAAGTTCTATTCATGTTCTATTAAAGTTTTAGTCATGTTCTATTAAAGTTTTAGTCATGTTCTATTAAAAGTTATATTATACTTATAGGCATGTTCTATTAAAGTTATATTATAGTTATAGTCACGTTATATTAAAGTTCTATTCATGTTCTATTAAAACTTATAGTTATAGTCATGTTCTATTAAAGTTATATTCATCTATTAAAGTTATATTGTAGTTCTATTCATGTTATAGTCATGCTCTATTAAAGTTAAATTATAGTTATAGTCATGTTATATTAAAGCTCTATTCATGCTCTATTAAAGCTATATTATAGTTATAGTCATGTTATATTAAAGTTATATTATAGTTCTATTTGTGTTATATTGAAGTTATATTTGTCTTCTATTAAAGTTATATTATGTTCTATTAAAGTTCTATTATAGTTCTAGTCATGTTATATTAAAGTTCTATTAAAGTTCTATTCATGTTCTATTAAAACTTATAGTTATAGTCATGTTCTATTAAAGCTCTATTCATGCTCTATTAAAGTTATATTATAGTTCTATTTGTGTTATATTAAAGTTATATTTGTCTTCTATTAAAGTTATATTATGTTCTATTAAAGTTATATTTTAGTTATAGCGATGTTATATTCAAGTTGTATTATAGTTATACTCATGTTATATTCACGTTATAGTCGTGTTCTATTTATGTTCTATTAAAATTGTATTATGGTTATAGTCATGTTATATTAAAGCTCTATTCATGCTCTATTAAAGTTAAATTATAGTTATAGTCATGTTATATTAAAGTTCTATTCATGTTCTATTAAAGTTATATTATAGTTATAGTCATGTTATATTAAAGCTCTATTCATGCTCTATTAAAGTTAAATTATAGTTATAGTCATGTTATATTAAAGCTCTGTTATATTAAAGCTCTATTCATGCTCTATTAAAGTTAAATTATAGTTATAGTCATGTTATATTAAAGTTCTATTCATGTTCTATTAAAGTTAAATTATAGTTATAGTCATGTT
Protein-coding sequences here:
- the LOC122762338 gene encoding zinc finger C3H1 domain-containing protein-like isoform X1; translated protein: MRRHRGCFRSRHVSRYLEEDSEEECNTDAVVSSTEFYTLFTDIVPALIGLDDRMEAAAESRSPREEEELEDGEICDDEADESVPPRRGDGNRPPRGAPLRTRKLRKHPHNMLPRMGHQPPDFRLLGPYSLGAHGHGPFPPAHRQQCGPSGPDRPLSPPLPPPPPVTVQHGEPSPRSSFWERSHGALGRFRHRGMTNGGHGAWNRGNRDPVGRFGFGENHGIKTDSLSRKQKPPGRNHVTQVRKVVHSVSRSEDSVDESFEDLLSKYRQIQLELECIRKEETMALEPKPSVTREGAADNAATRPATRPAPEVDPCPAGLEEVSELETSEKKVFQAFNIKPLRQRLALPAHLGPLKKTGDEDTERHTEGEERRQEGDYKDLRPDAEVKEATCSCCEEETKTCSVCRESSASSEGSSVSPDKPAVKVEEEELSELQLRLLALQSASKKWQQKEQQVMKKSKDRITRASQDQKPNPGPAATPPGRRVATRFTSSAASATERNRTRDRDRSKTGPRPPVRERERPVERARPKQNMKPGLKTPPERGHTPGRPHTTKKMVMGPGSAAKQALRKQQLRTWKLQQQRQLEEKRRQDEEERRRREDEIRRIRDLSNQDEQYNRFMKLVGGTARTRSKSRDCEHRKSTGKPGLDTSGNLYQYDNYDEVAMDTDSETGSPVPSPTHSPFRSEGPGCQVPPYGTDVTSFGPPFPHPLLPGVTPPPPPLPPPPDELEPPPKPPFADEEEEEEMLLRETCLMSMANKRLTEEKSVNGPASPVAPPSLGAGVQLPSRGNLSTVSLNTVSQPRSNKFSRGSHAPRAPLVLPRHKAVVVSLNDSDDSDSDMDACSATHSMFGGLEFMIKEARRTVEAAKPKGAPVCEKENNPLRTPEALPEAKKAEYRQLKEEIASREKQKMIMKMKDQVPRSSISSVALESVTEASERVAAEVKLREVEQRLCKNRELLQRDEAVLRHLLQQELKKRESLKASEAKVVKLREQLQASEKIASANRTLLKKLQEQVHRVEHRVSIKKGLAVRLEQEVSQAQLAAGRGTKRRADSVQTTVAKRHMVDGGSERHFAELIAQKQRLQQLESEYALKIQRLKKAQALRNRVPSEPPSEPLPMPRASTPPDPNVQAPPPSSPFPVPQPSLHDLTQDKLTLDNEDVTETDDPETEPAAAARGPRRQSLRQSSSFTKPHLEQLSSAPPKDISKPTKTSTSATPPAETFAGLDLEALKLRYQQQASLRELLQRELLRLDENMENLPPGQVITSVDVDAGTSPLGSPELRPVPFGPYHSPLLVFRSYRFSPYYRTKEKLSLSSVSYSNTIQPRKFFCRFDLTGTCNDDDCRWQHMRNCTLTGTQLFQDLLSYDLSLIGCCESSCDEDVSAATEKYMKKLFGTNKDRMGVDQKAVLLVSKVNESRRHVPPFTTCKDTRRWRPKPSAPGGESPEDDGEHAASGADVTPEGHEDTHSQTVLPALDMCVVSPEDKRYFVSETDDISNLESSVLESPGETQLWIKLAFKYLSQGDTSAADGLEAALNTLSRALERNCDDPEVWCHYLSLFSRRGSREEVQEMCEMAVEHAPDYRVWWNYLTLESSFEGKDYVCERLLQFLTATSSSPGVAEKVSFQLMEALLYRADLSVFTGRVENALAVLQNALKSPDDRGIADHLTVPDRALVWLSFIHLTEFERLPCSLYEASESGPSRLVSTESFLLPWRKPQDIRTPSHVLIALFQDAISQCRDESQCPRERTLASLPLHLNLVLLYKLLHRYDEALTVCESLLQLCPDSCSLRADVVDLHLRRGDGGQAVNVWLQALAECPDNAEVFYHCCRFLVTQGKVNAVAPLFRGFVLSLLEDEQSQKTPVDVLRHILGFPSDKLLRGVPVKKDLQEQLSQQRAHLHLIHCRWQWLHGSVDDTVDAFERALGSALKLDQLHTLWMDYLEFSSSQLTQGPAHSRSRVFADLVQRCLSTVPTRLELPFNTAEFWSCYQFHNKVISFYLSLLPQSQHSLVLERLRSATPTNTELNLRLLCEEYQEGNLQQVKLLTRLLSSNFPRSLSVWKLAIAVETELQQLSEVRLLYQHATRLLPLSAELWTHRLLFEAADDAPSDRLRRLVDCCEEVGVSLVGGAQSRSLTSAD